The Erythrobacter sp. genome segment TTAGCTCCGCGACCGCGTGCCTGCCAAAGCCCATGCCCCGGCTGCTCCCAGTGTCGCTACTGCTCCCAATGTTGCCCACGTGTGTCGGCCTGCCATGGTGCTGACGCTGAAATTCCTGCCTTTCTGGCGTCCTTCCACTGATCCGTCATTGCCCTGCGGGGCCTCGAGATTGCCTTCTTGCTCGGGTACCCGCCGGTCCCTGTCCACCAGCTTGTCCGCCATGCTGGCGGCGATCTTGTCGAACAGGCGCGGAAAGGCGTGAAGGCCGAAGATCTGGAGTTTGCCCGCCCCGCCGACGACGACGTTCCGGCGCTGGTGCTGCGCGGCATCCAGGATTGCGCGGGCCACCACTTCGGGGGCGTAGATGGGCTTGGGCAGGCGCGCTTGGTAACCGGTTGTATTGCGGGCATGCTGCGGGAACGGGGTGCCGATGGCGCTGGGCTGGATCAGCGTGACCGAGACGGGTTCCCGGTTCATCTGCAATTCGATGCGCAGGGAATCGGTGAATCCTTTCACCGCGTGTTTCGATGCGTTGTATGAGGCAAGGATCGGTCCAGGCAGGTCCGAATTGATCGAGCCTACATTGATCAGCGCTCCCCCGCCCTGCCTGTCCTTGAGATGGCGCGCGGCGATCGTCGAACCGTGGACAACGCCCCAGTAGTTGGTTTCAAACACAAGTCGATGATCTTCCAGGTCAAGATCGAGAGCCTGCGCGTAAACGCCGATTCCGGCGTTGTTGACCCAACTGTCGAATCCGCCGAAACGGGATATCGTCTCGTCGGCCAGCCGCTGCATATCTTCTTCGCGCGCAACGTCGGTAACGACGTAGTCCGCAATGCCGCCTTTGGTGCGAATTTCCGCGCATACCTGCTTCAACGCTGCCTCGTCACGCGCGGCAAGCATGACTTTGGCCCCTTGGGCAGCGGCCATTTGCGCAGTACACAGACCGTGGCCCGAGGTGGCCCCGGTAATGACAATGACCTGTTCATTGATGGGCTTGAGGTGGATGGTGTTCTTCATATTCCTACTCACTGGTTTCTGGTTCAGTTTCGCGTCCGGCGGGCGTCGGCCGGGGCGTGGTGGGAGCGATGCGCCAGACGGTGTTGGAAACGTCATCGGCAACCAGCAGCGCGCCGCGCTCTGCGTCGAATGTTACTCCGACAGGTCTGCCGCGCGCGTGGCCGTCCTCCAGGAATCCCGAAACGAATTCGATCGGATCGCCTGCCGGTCGCCCATTGCGGAACGGCACGAAGACGACATTGTACCCGGCAAGATCGGAACGGTTCCAGCTGCCATGCTGGCCGACGAATGCGCCTTCGGCAAAGCGTCCGCCAAACCCGCCATCGGTTGCAAACGACAGGCCAAGCGCGGCGACATGCGAGCCGAGCGCGTAATCGGGGGCAATGGCGCTGCGCACCAGATCGGGCCGCTGCGGACGGATGCGCGGATCAATGTTCTGGCCCCAGTAACTGTAGGGCCAGCCATAGAAACCGCCCTCCCGCACCGATGTCAGATAATCGGGCACCAGTTCCGGCCCCAGTTCGTCACGCTCGTTGACGACTGCCCACAGCCCGTTGGTCCAGGGGTTGAACGCCAGGTCGGTAGGAT includes the following:
- a CDS encoding SDR family NAD(P)-dependent oxidoreductase: MKNTIHLKPINEQVIVITGATSGHGLCTAQMAAAQGAKVMLAARDEAALKQVCAEIRTKGGIADYVVTDVAREEDMQRLADETISRFGGFDSWVNNAGIGVYAQALDLDLEDHRLVFETNYWGVVHGSTIAARHLKDRQGGGALINVGSINSDLPGPILASYNASKHAVKGFTDSLRIELQMNREPVSVTLIQPSAIGTPFPQHARNTTGYQARLPKPIYAPEVVARAILDAAQHQRRNVVVGGAGKLQIFGLHAFPRLFDKIAASMADKLVDRDRRVPEQEGNLEAPQGNDGSVEGRQKGRNFSVSTMAGRHTWATLGAVATLGAAGAWALAGTRSRS